Proteins encoded within one genomic window of Bradyrhizobium sp. CB1717:
- a CDS encoding PDR/VanB family oxidoreductase yields MRFIETWTPATLVSTRDLAPGIREFLIRPDQFDGAAYPVGSHINVSVTIDGQPETRSYSLVGEASSQGLRIAVRRTDDSRGGSRYMWSLQAGARLDITQPASLLAVDWARENYCLIAGGIGITPILGAAQALARRGASVTLHYAVRSRREAAYLDDLAAMLGERLVVHASDEGRRLDLDALFASLPQGALALFCGPMRMLDAARHAWIGAGHPLPALRYETFGSSGTLPTETFRVRLKGSNVELEIPRERSMLDVLNASGHDVMYDCKRGECGLCAIDVVEVDGEIDHRDVFFSDHQKQSNQKICACVSRARGTITVDTLLRADAV; encoded by the coding sequence ATGCGCTTCATCGAAACCTGGACCCCGGCGACGCTCGTCTCGACGCGCGATCTCGCCCCCGGCATCCGCGAATTCCTGATCCGCCCCGATCAGTTCGACGGCGCGGCCTATCCGGTCGGCAGCCACATCAATGTCAGCGTGACCATCGACGGCCAGCCGGAGACGCGGTCCTATTCGCTGGTCGGCGAGGCCTCGTCGCAGGGCCTTCGAATCGCGGTGCGCCGCACTGATGATTCCCGCGGCGGCTCGCGCTACATGTGGTCCTTGCAGGCGGGTGCGCGGCTCGACATCACCCAGCCCGCATCGCTGCTCGCGGTGGACTGGGCGCGGGAAAACTATTGCCTGATCGCCGGCGGCATCGGCATCACCCCGATCCTCGGCGCCGCGCAGGCGCTGGCCCGGCGCGGGGCAAGCGTCACGCTGCATTATGCCGTGCGTTCGCGCCGTGAGGCCGCCTATCTCGACGATCTCGCCGCCATGCTCGGGGAGCGCCTGGTCGTCCATGCCAGCGATGAAGGCCGGCGGCTCGATCTCGACGCTCTGTTTGCTTCACTTCCGCAAGGCGCGCTGGCGCTGTTCTGCGGCCCGATGCGGATGCTCGATGCCGCGCGTCACGCCTGGATCGGCGCCGGCCATCCGCTGCCCGCTCTCCGCTACGAGACCTTCGGCTCCAGCGGCACGCTGCCGACCGAAACTTTTCGCGTGAGATTGAAGGGCTCGAATGTCGAGCTCGAGATCCCGCGCGAACGCTCGATGCTGGACGTGCTCAACGCCAGCGGCCACGACGTCATGTACGACTGCAAGCGCGGCGAATGCGGCCTCTGCGCCATCGACGTCGTGGAGGTCGACGGCGAGATCGACCATCGCGACGTCTTCTTCAGCGATCACCAGAAACAGAGCAACCAGAAGATCTGCGCCTGCGTCTCCCGCGCGCGCGGCACCATCACGGTGGACACGCTGCTGCGGGCCGACGCGGTCTGA
- a CDS encoding cupin domain-containing protein, whose translation MMSSFLRRLWQRRKKKSLGNTEPASDRTASSFEQLEGRDRRHLLQALSVLATGSALTGISHPAEARDSSDLPPPRRALTGRDEAGKSVLTSFDVTPKVVEIDANPGLTFYELYMTEGVPELTGREPDPMLKGTKAFPGPGGTMFRLISYPPKRPEGWKPPPGVTFESGLREMSEKIPAMGDHFDRAAPGMHTSDTIDYGVVVRGEMTLELDDGQKVHLRQGDCIVQNGTRHRWRNPLPEPCLMAFISVGGKRA comes from the coding sequence ATGATGAGCAGCTTCCTTCGACGCTTGTGGCAACGGCGCAAGAAAAAATCGCTGGGTAATACGGAGCCTGCTTCGGACAGGACCGCGTCTTCTTTCGAACAACTCGAAGGCAGGGATCGGCGACACCTGCTGCAAGCGCTGTCGGTCCTCGCGACCGGCAGTGCGCTGACTGGGATATCACACCCGGCCGAAGCAAGAGATTCAAGCGATTTGCCGCCGCCGAGACGCGCGCTGACCGGCCGCGACGAGGCCGGCAAGTCGGTGCTGACGTCTTTCGACGTGACGCCGAAGGTGGTCGAGATCGATGCAAATCCCGGACTGACTTTCTATGAACTGTATATGACCGAGGGCGTGCCGGAGCTCACTGGTCGAGAGCCAGATCCGATGTTGAAGGGAACGAAAGCCTTTCCGGGTCCCGGAGGCACGATGTTTCGTCTCATCTCCTATCCGCCGAAGCGCCCCGAAGGCTGGAAACCGCCGCCTGGAGTCACCTTCGAGAGCGGGCTCAGAGAAATGTCGGAGAAGATCCCTGCCATGGGAGATCATTTTGACCGCGCCGCTCCGGGGATGCACACATCGGACACCATCGACTACGGGGTCGTGGTTCGTGGCGAGATGACACTGGAGCTGGACGACGGGCAGAAAGTCCATTTGCGTCAAGGCGACTGCATCGTCCAGAACGGAACGCGCCATCGCTGGCGCAACCCGTTGCCGGAGCCCTGTCTCATGGCGTTCATCTCGGTCGGCGGGAAGCGCGCCTGA
- a CDS encoding EAL domain-containing protein, translating to MRTQLTSYFARLFAGDLSAFGGPATDEAVAGHIRAEQMSLVLGYSVGIMLANACNAMVLAIALWGSPDRTFALIWATTVAVAAIAFGLQSHGARRITKPHFVSQRAMHRLVRNAFLLGAAWGIVPVAFFANASTGGQLVITCLCSGMLAGGALAFATIPIAAIAFTAPIFVGIAICLGRNGDLAFLLIAFLVVVYGSVLLRGVFVNSFSFARRVMRQIEAERTVRQDPLTQLPNRFAFNETLDAALKRLALSGEEFAVLLLDLDRFKEVNDKFGHPAGDEFLVQAASRLQRCTRAAEHVARIGGDEFALVMANLARPEDALEIAERFVAAFDEPFQIEGRQIVGATSVGIVLAPRDGNMALDLMKNADAALYRAKKAGPGTVCFFEQADDRLSRDRKALQSDLEGAIARNELFLVFQPFLDLGSNRITGFEALLRWQHPSRGLVPPSEFIAIAEETGLIHEIGEWVIRRACATLSDWPEDIRVAVNFSAAQFHNTAILQTIVQALADAKVSPNRFEIEITESMLLSKYGSAASILNALLQLGVTVALDDFGTGFSSLTYLRKLPFSRIKIDQSFIRDMLVQPDCAAIVKSVISLARDLNIAVVAEGVETADQLEYLRQIVCDEVQGYLISRPVSADNVLALLNTKKLRAVFAA from the coding sequence ATGCGGACTCAACTGACCAGCTATTTCGCGCGGCTGTTCGCCGGCGATCTGTCGGCGTTCGGCGGTCCCGCAACGGACGAGGCCGTGGCGGGCCACATCCGCGCCGAACAGATGTCGCTGGTGCTCGGCTATTCGGTCGGCATCATGCTCGCCAATGCCTGCAACGCCATGGTGCTGGCCATCGCGCTGTGGGGCTCGCCGGACCGGACGTTCGCCCTGATCTGGGCGACCACGGTAGCCGTCGCCGCGATCGCGTTCGGCCTGCAATCCCACGGCGCGCGGCGCATCACCAAGCCACACTTCGTCTCGCAGCGCGCCATGCATCGGCTGGTGCGCAATGCCTTTCTGCTCGGGGCGGCCTGGGGCATCGTCCCGGTCGCCTTCTTCGCCAATGCCTCGACCGGCGGCCAGCTCGTCATCACCTGCCTGTGCTCGGGAATGCTGGCCGGCGGCGCGCTCGCCTTCGCCACGATCCCGATCGCGGCCATCGCCTTCACGGCCCCGATCTTCGTCGGCATCGCCATCTGCCTCGGCAGGAACGGCGACCTCGCCTTCCTGCTGATCGCCTTCCTCGTCGTGGTCTATGGCAGCGTGCTGCTGCGCGGCGTGTTCGTCAATTCGTTCTCGTTCGCACGGCGCGTGATGCGGCAGATCGAGGCCGAGCGCACGGTGCGACAGGACCCGCTGACGCAACTGCCCAACCGCTTCGCCTTCAACGAGACGCTCGATGCCGCGCTGAAGCGCCTCGCGCTGTCGGGCGAGGAGTTCGCGGTGCTGCTGCTCGATCTCGATCGCTTCAAGGAGGTCAACGACAAGTTCGGCCATCCCGCCGGCGACGAATTTTTGGTTCAGGCCGCAAGCCGACTACAGCGCTGCACCCGCGCCGCCGAGCACGTCGCGCGCATCGGCGGCGACGAGTTCGCCCTGGTGATGGCCAATCTGGCGCGGCCCGAGGATGCACTCGAGATCGCCGAGCGCTTCGTTGCGGCCTTCGACGAGCCGTTCCAGATCGAGGGCCGCCAGATCGTCGGCGCGACCAGCGTCGGCATCGTGCTGGCCCCTCGCGACGGCAACATGGCGCTCGACCTCATGAAGAACGCGGACGCTGCGCTCTATCGCGCCAAGAAGGCGGGACCGGGCACGGTCTGCTTCTTCGAGCAGGCCGACGACAGGCTGTCCCGCGACCGCAAGGCGCTGCAGTCGGACCTCGAGGGTGCCATCGCGCGCAACGAGCTGTTCCTGGTGTTTCAGCCGTTCCTCGATCTCGGGAGCAATCGGATCACCGGTTTCGAGGCGCTGCTGCGTTGGCAGCATCCCTCGCGGGGCCTCGTGCCGCCGAGCGAGTTCATCGCCATCGCCGAGGAGACCGGGCTGATCCACGAGATCGGCGAATGGGTGATCCGGCGCGCCTGTGCGACGCTTTCGGACTGGCCCGAGGACATCAGGGTCGCCGTGAATTTCTCCGCGGCACAGTTTCACAACACGGCCATCCTCCAGACCATCGTGCAGGCCCTCGCCGATGCGAAGGTCTCTCCCAACCGCTTCGAGATCGAGATCACGGAATCGATGCTGCTCTCGAAATACGGCTCGGCCGCATCGATCCTGAACGCGCTGCTGCAACTCGGCGTCACCGTGGCGCTCGACGATTTCGGCACCGGCTTCTCGTCGCTGACTTACCTGCGCAAGCTGCCGTTCAGCCGCATCAAGATCGACCAGTCCTTCATCCGCGACATGCTGGTGCAGCCGGACTGCGCCGCGATCGTGAAGTCGGTGATCTCGCTGGCGCGCGACCTCAACATCGCCGTGGTTGCCGAAGGCGTCGAGACCGCCGACCAGCTCGAATATCTGCGCCAGATCGTTTGCGACGAGGTGCAGGGCTATCTGATCAGCCGGCCGGTATCGGCCGATAACGTACTGGCGCTGCTGAATACGAAGAAGCTTCGGGCGGTCTTCGCGGCGTAG